In Sphingobacteriaceae bacterium, the following proteins share a genomic window:
- a CDS encoding dihydroorotase, giving the protein MNILIKDATIISTNSSLNTKVMDLLIEGGVIVEIKKNINPKANVKVIEEKGLHVSAGWIDMQTVSCDPGFEFKENLDTLIKCASSGGFTAVCVHNYNQPALHNKSQIEYLINSTRNKVVDVLPFGTITIDGKGKDMAEMYDMKMSGAMAFSDYKNPIKDAGMVMRALQYAGGIDSLIITHCNDESISQGGQMNEGETATALGLKGMPALAEELMIQRNLSIAEYTEGKLHIPTISTKGSAELIKKAKANGVNVTCGVAAVNLFLDDSALKEFDTNYKLDPPLRTKKDVQALRNAVESGIIDVIVSDHLPQDIESKELEFDHADMGMINLQTAFNCALEGLKEKGIESIVRAFTTNPRAILGMDEVEIKEGNEANLTLFTLSDQTTLTERTNNSRSRNSPFLGQSLKGKVIGILNGSKSFFN; this is encoded by the coding sequence ATGAATATTTTAATTAAGGACGCAACAATCATCTCAACAAACAGTTCGTTGAATACTAAAGTAATGGATCTTTTGATTGAGGGTGGTGTTATTGTAGAGATAAAAAAGAACATCAATCCCAAAGCAAATGTAAAGGTGATTGAAGAAAAAGGGTTACACGTTTCAGCCGGCTGGATAGATATGCAGACCGTAAGCTGCGATCCGGGATTTGAATTCAAAGAAAATCTTGACACACTTATTAAATGTGCATCATCTGGTGGATTTACCGCAGTATGCGTTCACAATTACAATCAACCCGCACTGCACAATAAAAGTCAGATAGAGTACCTGATAAACAGTACACGAAATAAAGTTGTGGATGTTTTACCTTTTGGAACTATTACAATTGATGGAAAGGGAAAAGACATGGCGGAAATGTATGACATGAAAATGTCAGGGGCCATGGCTTTCAGCGATTACAAAAATCCTATTAAGGATGCAGGGATGGTAATGCGGGCTTTGCAGTATGCCGGAGGTATCGATTCCTTGATTATTACACATTGTAACGATGAAAGTATTTCTCAGGGCGGACAAATGAATGAGGGTGAAACTGCAACTGCTCTTGGTTTAAAAGGCATGCCCGCGCTTGCCGAAGAGTTAATGATTCAGAGAAATCTGTCTATTGCAGAGTATACTGAAGGTAAATTACATATTCCAACCATTAGCACTAAAGGAAGTGCAGAGCTGATTAAGAAAGCCAAAGCCAATGGAGTGAATGTAACTTGCGGAGTAGCTGCGGTAAATCTCTTTCTCGATGATTCGGCTTTAAAAGAATTTGATACTAACTATAAATTAGATCCACCTTTAAGAACTAAGAAAGATGTGCAGGCTTTACGCAATGCCGTTGAAAGTGGAATTATTGACGTGATTGTAAGCGATCATTTACCACAGGACATAGAGAGTAAAGAGTTAGAATTTGATCATGCCGATATGGGGATGATAAATCTACAAACCGCGTTTAACTGTGCGCTTGAAGGCCTTAAAGAAAAAGGTATTGAAAGCATCGTTCGTGCCTTCACAACCAATCCAAGGGCAATTTTGGGAATGGATGAAGTAGAAATAAAAGAAGGGAATGAAGCTAATCTTACTCTATTTACGCTAAGCGATCAAACTACCTTGACAGAGCGAACTAATAATTCGCGCTCGCGCAACTCTCCGTTTTTAGGACAAAGTCTTAAAGGAAAAGTTATTGGAATTTTGAATGGAAGTAAAAGTTTCTTTAACTAA
- a CDS encoding dephospho-CoA kinase, translating to MVVGLTGGIGSGKSIVARLFELMGCLTFESDVVAKEIYFDPEVRQQVIGLLGAESYLSETTLNKAYISSKIFSDAKLLQSLNSIIHPAVIKKSRLFVDANPGKIVIKETALLFEAKLEKQMDKIILVVADDETRIQRVMQRDGISREEVLKKIDSQLPQEEKIKKADYVIYNSSTQLLTPQVVAVYKDLLKFQHA from the coding sequence ATGGTTGTAGGATTAACAGGAGGCATTGGTAGCGGTAAAAGCATAGTTGCCAGGCTTTTTGAACTTATGGGCTGCCTTACTTTTGAAAGTGATGTAGTGGCTAAAGAAATTTATTTTGATCCGGAGGTGCGTCAGCAGGTGATAGGGCTGCTTGGGGCAGAAAGTTATTTGTCTGAAACCACTCTCAACAAAGCGTACATTAGCTCCAAAATATTTTCAGACGCAAAGCTTCTGCAGTCTCTTAACAGCATAATTCATCCTGCCGTTATCAAAAAATCACGTTTGTTTGTGGACGCAAATCCTGGTAAGATCGTGATCAAAGAAACGGCCTTACTTTTTGAAGCAAAGCTGGAAAAACAAATGGATAAAATTATTCTTGTTGTGGCTGACGACGAAACCCGCATTCAACGTGTTATGCAACGCGACGGAATAAGTCGGGAGGAAGTTTTAAAAAAAATAGACAGTCAATTGCCACAGGAAGAAAAAATAAAAAAAGCAGATTACGTCATTTATAATTCTTCAACGCAGTTACTTACTCCACAGGTAGTTGCTGTTTACAAAGACCTGCTTAAGTTTCAGCATGCTTAG